The nucleotide window CACTGCAATTTGTCTTTTATCTCATTcaccttgtcagctgaagacaaaATTCCTTCATGCGGCACAATCAGTAAGGACTGCAGCTCCTGGGCATTCATGGCAATGAACTTGAGGAACTCAAATTCATTTTGATCCCCTCGGTAATCGTGAATAACCATCTTCTTGATATGTGATCTCAAGCAACAAATCGGACTGATCTCCTGCCAGAACTTGGcatgatgctccccactgggTTCATTGGCAGTTACAGATGGATCATGCGGTGCAGACTGCAAATTGGTACCAATGTGTGAGCAGTTTGGTTACATATATATCAAGCTGCTAATAATTGATGATAATATTGAAATGGTCGACAGACTGAAGGAACTGGGAGCTACCTCAATGTGCAGCGTGTCAATATTGGGAAAGCATCTGAGGAAGCTGGCCAGCATCTTAACCTCCCCAAAGACACCAAAATTCACAGTTAACGCCAATATCTTGACGCTTCGAACCACAGTGCTTGCGCTCACCATTGTGTCTGACTGCAAACAGGTTCACAAAGACAGGTTTATCATAACTCATCAAGTGCTCTATAATCATACAGAACATTATCATGGGATGGGTCGATGCGGATGGAATAACTTTGAGAGAATGCAATGAGATGCAGCAAAAGCAACATTATCATAACTCACTGACTACTTTCTGATCCTAGAGAACATGATGGATGGAACAATTTCAAGTTGAGAGAGAGATTGAGACTGGAGAGACGTACCCCGATGACGCTGCTACCAATCTGCAGCTTGTGAGCTCTTGTGTCCAGGTAGCCGAGCACCTGCAGGTTGGGAGCACAAGCGATTCTGAACCCCACCACACCAGTAGGCGGCAGGAACAAGTAGAGCCGCTCCAGGAGCGGCGTGTCCACCAGGGTGAACTCCTCCACTCTGGATAGCCCAACGAGCGCGCACTGGAGGCTTTGGCTGCGGAGCCGGACGTGCTTGGGGCTATTGAGGGTGAGCCGAAGGGACTCTAGAACGGGGCTGGCAGAGATCAAGGACTCCAGTTCCTGCTCGCTTATGCCAATCCTTACCATGGCGAGAATCCGGAGGCGGGGAAGAACGACCTCGGCGCCGCTGGGGAACGTCCAGAAGTCCAGGGTGAGCTCCTGGAGCGAGTCGCAGCGGAGGATGTCGGCGGGAAGAAGGCGCCCCGGGTTGGGCTGGTTCACGACCCAACTGTAGGCGAGAACGAGCTTCTCCGTGCGCTTGTCGACGAGGAGGCGCGGCCAGGCGGGGAGCTCGCGGTCCAGTGAGGCGAGCCGGCAGTCGTAGAGGATGACGGCGCGGAAGTGGCCCGGGTGGTCGGCGAGGACTCGGGGGATTGCGGCGTCGCGCGCGCGCTCGGGGATGTCGGCATCCTTGAGGACGAGCGGGTATGAGCGCCAGAGGTGGCGCCAGCCGCGGCCGAgggtggcggcgcgggcggctTCCATGACGGGGAGGAAGGTGACGATGTGGCGGAGCAGGTCGTTGGGGAGGGCGCTGAGGCGGGACCTGCCGCTGCCGGCGCCGTCGGCCATGGTGGCGAGGCGAGGATTTGGTTTGGTTTGACTATGGCCGGAATGGGGAAGGCGGCCTACTGACCTGGAAGGTTCGGGTACCCGGAGCGATTAAGTTGCTCCGcatttattttactttatttatTTCAGATATCTATTTTTCTTTAAAGGCATGTAGCCAAAATTAAATGAAGCCAAAGCCATCAGCCAGCTAAGATACACTTCAAAATTAATGAAGTCATTCACCcgctaagggcatctccaatggtTGTAAGATAGTTGTTGGTAGACTTTGTCACATAGGATTTTTAATGATGTGTCATGCAATAAATGAGGAAAGAAAGGAATGTTGTATGTAAATGAACCAACACCCATTGCACAAGCTCCGATGTAGAATGAGAGAGCACCTTATTTATTATCTCACATCCTATTGGGCATACTAGATACAACCCATTGAAGATGTTGTATGTTAAGATgttggttgatgacatggcatattTTACCAACAAGCTAACATACAAACTTGTGCTGAGTCAAAAGTTTGAAGAAAAAATTGAAGCATCACGCACAGATCTGATGATAAGATGTGCGAGACAACACATCCACAGACGAAAACGCCAACACATGAAAACCAAGATCAAGCTCGACACATGCTAGAACAGCAGAGCATATGCCACCAGAAAACGCACCGGAAGAGAACGGGAGGATGAGGACCGCATGGATAGAGTTATCTACTCTGCCACCTACCCAAAGGAGCCATTATCGAAAGCGAGACCACAATGTCCCCATCGTTTGTACCATGACGCCACACGAGGACGTCGTACACCGGTCAGCACCCGACGAAGTACCGAGCATAACGCCGATGATGGATTGTGGAGTAATCACCTCGCATATGCCACCGTCGGCAACCCTAAAAGCCACACACCATCGTCGGCACCAACCACCACACAGCAAGACCACACACCCCACCCTACCACTGGACAACGCCTCGAAGGAGGGCCATGAAACAAGAGTGTTGCTAGCGtccggccaagaaaagccaagattTTCACTGGCAAcgagggggggggagggggggggggtagcttAGGAAGCTCGACACACTCTCGAGAGGGAGACATGTGTAGGGGAGTTGACATTGTCGAGGTTGATGTAAAGTCGACCAAGGGTTCCCCCCCCCTTCTAGGACTCCCACCACCTATCACATCCCAAAATTTTCAATTTTTGGAATGTGAATAATATATTTATTTATTTGCTTATGATACTAGTTTTGACTAGGATTTTTTTGTAAAGTTAAATGATTACTTATTTGAGAGGGAATAAAAGACTTTTCCAAATGCCCTTTGGATTTTATTTGGAATTTAAAAATATACTGGGAATAATTTTGACCCCTAAATTTATTTTTAGGGAATATTtataatgtccaaaatagaattTATAAAATTATTATATGCATTTTATTCAACTAGCAAatatgcccgtgtgttgcaacggTAGATACAAAAATTACACGTTGGTCGAATAAGTATGACTCAATACCCCGACATATCAGTATCTTCTATTTTAACACAATGGCTCATCATTTTGCCACTTATCTTTCTTCCGACTCTCACTGATGATGGACGTGATGTCCATGTGATCACAATGCATTCGACATGGTAAATCTCAATGCAATGAGCTTGCCACCACATGGCACACTTGTCATTGTGTAGCGcaagaaaatgtttaaaactttaaaaataaATCTCATCTACCACGAACTACTCCCAACGCCTAGACATATAAAGACTTTCCAAAAACTGATCAAAACCTAGACATAAAAGACTATTGAAATGGTGAAAAGTTTTTTGAATTGACATTCATTTTaaaaaacatttttaaaattcatAACATTTTTTTGTTTAGACGAACATTTATTGAACACATGAATAGTTTTATAATTcctgaattttttttgaattaatGATTTTTTTAAATTAGGGGGAAAAATTGAAATTCACAGAAAAGTTGAATATTTTTTGAGAATTTTCTAAAATTTCATGGATATTTTTTAGATTCGCGAATATGTTTTGTATAAATTATCATTTTTACAACATCAAGAACATGGTTTATTTCCTGACAATTTTTTCCCAAATTGTGATTTTTTTATAATTTGCCAACATTTTTGTAAAATTACCAACATTTTTTGAAACAACGAAAAATTTATGATTTTTCGAACATTCTTAAATTTCATAGATATTTTATGATTTCTCGACCATTTTTTCAAGAGTCGCAACTTTTAAAAATTTGTCAATCTCGAATTAATTTAAAGAAGAAGtaaaaaacagaaataaaagaaaataaaagacaaAAAAGTGAAATGAAAAAAACAGCGATGCCACGCCCCGCGGGCCGGCCCATGAAGACATACGAGGAGATGAGGTGGGTGAGAAAAAGATATGGGGAAAATAGATGGAAGCAGGGTTCAATCCCTGGTCTTCCAGAGTGGGAGTTACAGGCTTCTGCCACTACGCCACCGGTCCATATGTGACTTACACCGGGTATCTTACGTATAAAACACTTACTACGACGGTGACTTAACAAAATATCTTACGtatagaacacaagtgagttgtgggtgatacatgtcatacttcttaccaacatgtc belongs to Triticum urartu cultivar G1812 chromosome 7, Tu2.1, whole genome shotgun sequence and includes:
- the LOC125523353 gene encoding FBD-associated F-box protein At5g60610-like, with the protein product MADGAGSGRSRLSALPNDLLRHIVTFLPVMEAARAATLGRGWRHLWRSYPLVLKDADIPERARDAAIPRVLADHPGHFRAVILYDCRLASLDRELPAWPRLLVDKRTEKLVLAYSWVVNQPNPGRLLPADILRCDSLQELTLDFWTFPSGAEVVLPRLRILAMVRIGISEQELESLISASPVLESLRLTLNSPKHVRLRSQSLQCALVGLSRVEEFTLVDTPLLERLYLFLPPTGVVGFRIACAPNLQVLGYLDTRAHKLQIGSSVIGSDTMVSASTVVRSVKILALTVNFGVFGEVKMLASFLRCFPNIDTLHIESAPHDPSVTANEPSGEHHAKFWQEISPICCLRSHIKKMVIHDYRGDQNEFEFLKFIAMNAQELQSLLIVPHEGILSSADKVNEIKDKLQCLQFPTGISAVLQLSPKAGTGLRLEKASNLTIDDPFEW